DNA from Amorphoplanes friuliensis DSM 7358:
AGATCGAGTAGAGGTGCTTCGGGCGTCCGGTGGTCTCCGCCTTGATCTTCGCCGACTTGAGGTCGAGCTGGACCCGCTGGGTGACCTGACGCAGCAGCGCCTCGCGCTGCGGCTGGTGCTCACCGATCAGGCGGTTGATCTCCTCGAACCGCTTCGGGAACAGCGTCCCGAAGGCCAGGTCCTCGAGCTCCCACTTGATGGTGTTCATACCGAGGCGGTGCGCCAGCGGCGCGAGGATCTCCAGCGTCTCCTTGGCCTTCTGCTCCTGCTTGGCGCGGGGCAGGAAGGTCAGGGTGCGCATGTTGTGCAGCCGGTCGGCCAGCTTGATGACCAGCACCCGGGGGTCCTTGGCCATCGCGACGACCATCTTGCGGATCGTCTCCGCCTTGGCCGCGTCGCCGAGTTTCACCCGGTCGAGCTTGGTGACACCGTCGACGAGCAGGGCGACCTCGCCGCCGAAGTCGGCCTTCATCTGCTCGAGGCCGTAATCGGTGTCCTCGATCGTGTCGTGCAGCAGGGCCGCGACCAGCGTCGTGGTGTCCATGCCCAGGTTGGCCAGGATCGTGGCGACCGCGAGCGGGTGCGTGATGTAGGGATCACCCGACTTGCGGTACTGCCCCGAATGCCAGCGCGCGGCGACGTCGAAGGCGCGTTGCAGCGCCCGCCCGTCAGCCTTGGGGTGGCTGGCCCGGTGGGTCGCGATCAGCGGCTCGAGAACCTCGCTGACCTGCGTGCTCTGCCAGGGCGCGTTGAAGCGGGCCAGCCGCGCCCGGACGCGTCGGCCGGTGGGCGCACTGGCCAGGCCGAAACCACTGGCCGGCTCGTCCCCCGGGGAGAGCGGCTGAGTGGACTCGAGGTCGTGGAGATCCTCGGCGGCCTGCTCGTTTCCGCCGGCTGGATCCACCGTGCCCTCCGCCTGCGGGGCGACGTCGCTGGACACCGGCCTCCTCACACCATCGCCTGGGATCTTTCCGGTCATCGTCGGCCGGTCGGGTCCGATACTCACCTCACTGGAAACGTCATCCTACCCGCCTGCTCTTCCCCGATGGCCGGGCCTGACGTCCGGAAAGCGTGCCACCACGACCGGCAGATCAGGATCAAACGGTCAGGAGCGCATGGACGGTACGCGGGGCGAGCCGCTGACGCCCGTCGAGGAACCCCAACTCCATCAGCACGGTGAAACCGGCGATCGTGCCACCGGCCCGTTCGACCAGCTCGAGAGCCGCACCCGCCGTGCCACCGGTGGCCAGGACGTCGTCCACCACGAGCACCCGCTGACCCGCCACGAACGCATCCTCGTGGACCTCGAGGGTCGCCTCGCCGTACTCCAGCTCGTACGAGGCCGAGTGTGTCTTGCGGGGCAGTTTGCCGGCCTTACGCACCGGTACGACACCCTTGCCGGTCGCGTAGGCGATCGCCGCGGCGACCACAAATCCGCGCGCCTCGACACCGGCGACGACGTCGAACGACTCCGGGCCGTGATAGGCCACGATCTCGTCGATGACCTGCCGGAACACCGGCCCGTCGGCGAACAGCGGCATCAGGTCCTTGAAGACGATGCCGGGCTTGGGGAAGTCCGGCACGTCCAGGACACGGCTGGCCACGAGCTCGGAGGCACGGGCGTTCTGAGTCTCAGTCACATCGAACAGCCTAGACACGGCGACGGCCCGCCACCGACGCGGTGGCGGGCCGTTCCCGGCGTTGCGAGGTCAGCGGCGCTTCTGGCCACCGCTGGGGCGGTTGCCCGCGCCACCACCACGGGTGTTGCTGCGCTTGGCGGCCGGGCGGACACCCGGACGCGGCGTGGAACCGGCCAGGGCCGGAACCTCGTCGGACGGGGTCGCGTTCGGCGTGCGGGTGCGCTCGCCGCGGGCCACGTCGCCGGAGCGGGCCGAGGATCGCCGGGCGAGCACGCGGGCCGTGTGCGACTTGATGCGTGGCTCCCGGTCCTTGAGCGCCGCCAGCATCGGCGACGCGAAGAGGATCGAGGAGACGACGCCGAGGCCCATGCCGACGAAGAGCACCAGGCCGAGGTCCTTCAGCGAGCCCGCGCCGAGCAGACCGGCGCCGATGAAGAGCAGACCACCGACCGGCAGCAGCGCCACCAGACCGGTGTTGATCGAGCGCATCAGCGTCTGGTTGACCGCGAGGTTGGTGGCCTCGCTGTAGGTCTGGGACGCCCCCGCGGTGATGCCGCGGGTGTTTTCCTGCACCTTGTCGAACACCACGACCACGTCGTAGAGCGAGAAGCCGAGGATCGTCAGGAAGCCGATCACCGTCGACGGTGTCACCTCGAAGCCGACCAGCGAATAGACGCCGGCCGTCAGCACCAGGTCGAGCAACAGCGAGGCGACCGCCGCCACCGCCATCCGCCATTCGAAGCGGACGATCAGATAGCCGAGCACCAGCACCAGGAAGATGCCGAGGCCGAGCAGCGCCTGCTGGGTCACCTGGGTGCCCCACGCGGCCGAGACCCGGTCGTCGCTGATGTCCTCGGCCGGCACCTTCAGGTCGGCGACCAGGGCGCTCTTGATCGCGCTGGCCTGATCCTGGCTGAGGGCCGCCGTCCGCACGGTGTACGTGGCGTCCGGGCCGTTGCCGACCCGCTGGGCGGCACCGATGTTGGCTTCCTCGGTGGCGCCGGCGGACTCGACCGCCCGCGCCACGGCGCTCTGCGCTTCTTCCTGGGTGCCGACCGAGGCCGGGATGACGAACTGCGTGCCACCGGCGAACTCGATGCCGAGGTGGAACTGCCGGAAGACGAAGCTGCCGATGGCGATCAGCACCAGTGCACCGGCGATCGCGAACCACATCTTGCGGCGGCCGACGATGTTCAGGTTCGCCTCACCGCGGTAGAGGCGATCGGCAAAGCCCTTGCTGGCCATGTCAGGCCTCCTTGACATCGGTCGAGACACGCTTCATGGCGCGGCCGAGGCCGCTGACGCGCGGCGACATGAACGCCCTCGTGTTCGCGAACATCGTCATGATCGGATGCCGGAACAGGAACACCACGACGAGGTCGAGGATCGTCGAGAGGCCCAGCGCGAAGGCGAAGCCCTTCACCGCGCCGATCGACACGATGTAGAGCACCACCGCGGCCATGATCGTGATGGTGTTCGCCGAGATGATGGTACGCCGGGCGCGGACCCAGGCCCGGGGGACGGCACTGCGCGCACTGCGCCCCTCGTGGATCTCGTCCTTGAGTCTCTCGAAGTAGATGACGAACGAGTCCGCCGCGACGCCTAGCGAGACGATGAAACCGGCGATGCCTGCCAACGTCAGCGTGAAGCCCGTCGTGCGGCCGAGGACGACCAGCGCGCCGAAGGTCAGCAGACCCGACAGGATCAGGCTCAGGAAGATGACCGTGCCGAGCAGGCGGTAGTAGAAGAACGCGTAGATCGCGACCAGGCCCATGCCGATCGCGGCGGCGAGCAGACCGGCCTCGAGCTGCTGCTTGCCCAGCGTCGCGGAGACGGACTGGGTGGCGGCGGGCTCGAAGGTGACGGGCAGCGCGCCGTACTTGATCTGGTCGGCGAGCTCCTTCGCGGTGACCGCGTTAAACTGGCCGGTGATCTGCGACTGGCCGGTCAGCACACCCTGGATCTCCGGGGCCGAGATGACCGTCTTGTCGAGCACGACCGCCACGAGGCAGTGGGTCGCACCCGTCGAGAGCGCCTGCGCGGCGGCGACACAGGAGTCGTCGGCGGCGGGCTGGAACGCCTCACGGGTGAGGGCGGTCCACTTGGCCTGGCCCTCGCTCGTGAAGTCGAGCGAGACGACCCACTGGCCCTGCTGCTGGTCGAGCTGCGGGGTCGCGGTGTCGATGTCCTTACCGATGACCTTGGCGGCGTCGAGGTACATCTTCGCGCCGCTCTGGCAGGCCACGACCTTCTGGTCGATCGCGTCGATGGCGCCGTTCGGCCGCTTGTCGAGCTGCTCGGCGCAGCCGATCGTCGGCACGTTGAACTGCATCTCCGGCGTGAGGGCGTTGACCTCGGGGCCGGTGAGCGTGCCGAACGCCTTGAACGGGATGCCCGCCGTCGGGTCGGTCTGCAGGTCGACCGGGTCCTTCAGCTTCTCCGCCGCGGCCCAGGCCGCCGCGCCGACCTTCTTCTCGATGGCCGCGCGCTGCTCCTTGATGTCGGCCGTGACCGGAGCCGGGGCCGCCGCGGAGGCGGACGGCGCGGGAGCCGGTGCGCTCGGAGTGGCGCTCGGGCTCGGGGCCTTCTCGCCGCCACCCTGACCGCCGGTGGAGGCGGACGGCTTCGCGGTGGCCTTCGCACCCGTGCTCGAGCTCGGCTTCGGCGCGGCACTGCCGCTCGGAACCGCGCTGGCGCTCGGGTTGGCGGTCGGCGGGTTGGCCGCCACGGCGGCGTTGTCGCCGGTCGCCTTGAGGACCTTGCGGAAGCGCATCTGCGCCGCCTGGCCGACGTTCTTCAGCTGGTCGTCGGCCTCACCGGCGACGGAGACCACGATGTTGCGGTTGCCCTCGACGACAACCTCGGCCTCGGCGACACCGAGCGCGTTGACCCGCTGGTCGATGATCTTGCGGGCCTCCTCCATGCTCGTCTGCGGCGGCGGCTGGCCGTTGGACGCGAGCGAGGCGACGTAGGTCGCCTGCGTGCCGCCGACGAGGTCGAGCCCGAGTTTCGGCTGCAACCGGTCGGTGACGCTGCCCTTGGCACCCGCGCCGAAGAACACGAGCGCATAGAGGATGACGAAGAGGAGACCGAGCACGGCGAGCTGCCGCCCGGGATGCATCTGTCCCTGTGGTGGTCGTGCCACGACTGTCGATCTCCTCGTGCTTACGGCCGGCGGGAGCGCGCGGCGCTGGGGATTGTGCGGGGGCAGGGTGTCTCGGGCCGGAATTGGGGATCCGGCCGATTTGCCCGGCGACGATTATTCACAACAACGAGCCGCCCGGCTGCCCCGCCCCGCGGCCTGTGCTGCTTTTTACGATCGCGGCCCACCTCGGTGGCGGGCCGCGACCATCACATCATCAGTCGTTGGACTTGCGGGTCTCGACGACCGGGCTCTCGATCGGGTCGTCGGCGACGGGTGCCGCGACGGGCTCCTCGACCACCGTGGCCTCCTGCTTCACGATTTTCGCGATGGCCGGGCGGGCGTAGCGGGCGTTGACCCCGGGGGAGATCTCGACCGTCACGACGTCGTCGTCGACCGAGACCACGGTCGCGTGCAGGCCGCCGATGGTCACGATCTGGTCGCCGGCACCCAGCGAGGACTGCATCTGCTGGGCCTCACGGCGCCGCTTCTGCTGCGGACGGATCATCATGAAATACATGACGCCGAAGAGCAGGACGATCAGAAGCAGCGGCATGAAGCTGCCACCGCCCTGCGCTTGAGCTGCGATAGACACGAAGACGACCTTCCATGGGGCCTCCGGCGCGGCTCAAAGCACACGACGGGGCGATATACACATCCCGTTCGAACGGCGGCGAGTCTAATCCCTCTAGCTGAGAAGTCTGTGAGCGGCACACGTCACGTTCACATTACGGAGAGGTTTCTGCGTCCCGGGCGAACAGGTCGGGCTGGTTCGGCAACGCACCCCGGCCCTCCGGGGGCTTCTTCCCCAGGTGGCGCCAGCCGGCGTCGGTCGCGACACGCCCGCGTGGCGTCCGCGCCAGCAGACCCGCCCGGACGAGGAACGGCTCGCACATCTCCTCCACGGTGTCGGACTGCTCCCCCACCGCGACGGCCAGCGTCGAAAGACCCACCGGACCGCCCCGGAACGACTCGATCAGCGCCCGCAGCACCGCCCGGTCCAGCCGGTCCAGCCCCAGCTGATCGACGTCGTAGACCGTCAGCGCCGCCTTGGCCGTCGCCTCGTCGACGATGCCGTTGCCACGCACCTCGGCGTAGTCCCGCACCCGCCGCAGCAGGCGGTTGGCGATACGCGGTGTCCCCCGCGACCGCCCGGCGATCTCCGCGGCCCCCTCGGGCGTGATCGGCACCCCGAGAATCCGCGCCGACCGGTGCAGCAGCGCGTCGAGATCGGCCGGTGAATAGAAGTCCAGATGCGCCACGAACCCGAACCGGTCACGCATCGGACCGGACAGCAGACCGGCCCGCGTGGTCGCCCCGACCAGCGTGAACGGCTCGACGTCGAGCGGGATCGCCGTGGCACCGGGTCCCTTCCCGACGATCACGTCCACCCGGAAGTCCTCCATCGCGCTGTAGAGCAGCTCCTCCGCCGGCTTGGCGATGCGATGGATCTCGTCGATGAAAAGCACGTCGCCCTCGGCCAGCCCGGTGAGGATCGCGGCAAGATCACCCGACCGCTCGATCACCGGCCCGCTGGTGGTCCGGATCCCCGTCCCCAGCTCGGCCGACACGATGTTGGCCAGGGTCGTCTTACCGAGCCCGGGCGGCCCCGACAGCAGGATGTGGTCGGGCGGCGTCCCCCGGCCCATCGCACCCTTGAGCAGCAACTCCAGCTGGTCCCGGACCCGGTGCTGCGCGATGAAGTCGGCCAGCCGCCGCGGCCGGACACTCGCCTCGGCGTCCAGCTCCTCGTCACCGGCGAAGGGAGAGACCAGGTCGTCGGTCATCGGGTGCGGCCCAGCAGCCGGATCGCCTGCCGCAACAGCACGGGCACGGCGGGAACCTCACCGTCGATCGTCTCGGCGACGGCGGCCACGGCCTGGTCGGCCTGCTGCTGCGACCAGCCGAGCGCGATCACACCCTGCCGCACCTGGTCCTGCCAGCCACCGCTGAGCGCGCCGGCCACTCCGTCCGTACCGGTGGAAACCGCACCGATCCGGTCCCGCAGCTCGAGGACCATCCGCTCGGCCCCCTTCTTCCCGATCCCGGGCACCCGCGTCAGCGTGGCAGTGTCCCCACTGGAGATCGCCCGCCGCACCACCTCGGGCTGATGCACGGCCAGAACGGCCTGCGCCAGCCGCGGCCCGACCCCACTGGCCGTCTGCAGAAGTTCGAAGAGGTGCTTCTCGTCGTCGTCGGCAAAACCGTAGAGCGTGAGCGAATCCTCCCGCACGATCATGCTCGTCGACAGCCGCGCCTCGACCCCGGCCTTGAGCCCGGCCAGCGTCCCGGGCGCACACTGCACCTGCAGCCCCACCCCACCGACCTCGATGACGGCACTGTCATTGGCGATCGCGGCAACCACGCCGCGCACGCTGGCGATCATCGTCGGATCCCTTTCTTTCGCCCAGAGGCAGCGGCCAGTGCAGCAGCCTGCATGCGAGCGCGCGTCCCCCCACGCCAGATATGGCAGATCGCCAGAGCGAGCGCATCGGCGGCATCCGCCGGCCGCGGCGGCGCATCCAGACCCAGCAACCGCGTGACCATGCTGGTGACCTGCGCCTTGTCCGCCGTCCCGGACCCCGTCACCGCCGCCTTGACCTCACTCGGCGTGTAGGTCTGCACCGGCAACCCGGCCCGCGACCCCGCCAAAATGGCAATAGCACTCGCCTGCGCGGTCCCCATCACACTCCGCACATTGTGCTGACTGAAAACCCGCTCGACAGCAACACTGTCCGGCTTGTGCTCCGCAACAAGCTCCCCGAGCGACTTGTCCAGATGCAACAACCGCAACGCGATGTCCTCGTCCGGCTCCGAATAGACGACGTAGTAGCCGATCAGCTTCCCCGGCCGCCCCGGAACCCCCTCGACCACCCCGACCCCACACCGCGTCAACCCGGGATCGATCCCCAGCACCCGCACAGAGGGGCCTCCGTTCCCGCGACTCGGACGTGTGTTCGACACCCTATTACCTGGCGTCGCGGTGGTCTCATCCGACACTCGCCCGGGTTCCGGCCGTCTACGGTCGATCCCTTCCTTGCCACGGTCCGTGCATGTCCCTGATCGTCGCTCCCGCGGAGACCGGGCCCGACCGGCCAATCGCCTGGCGGCTCATGAACAGCCGCCCGCACCCTGCCAGCTCCGTGCACGGAACAACCAACCCGCCACCCACCCAGCTGCTGCCAGCGAGCAGCGCGTGTGGGGGTAGCAGACGGCCTGGTGCTGGGAGGGAACAGCACTGCCGGGCCGGGAGCACCCCAGGGTGGGAGCAGTTCACGATCGGAGCACCTCGAGTCGAAGCACCTCCGGGAGGAAGCACCCCGGTGGGAGCACCCCGGGCCGAGGCGCCTCCCGGTGGGAGCACCTCCTGGTGGGAGCACCTCCCGGCGGGAGCAACTCCCGGCGGGAGCAACTCCCGGTGGAAGCACCTCCCGGCGGGAGCACCCCTTGCCAAAGCGCCTCCAGGTGGGAGCACCTCCCGGTGGGAGCACCCCTTGCCAAAGCGCCTCCAGGTGGGAGCACCTCCCGGCGGGAGCACCTCCCGGCGGGAGCACCTCCTGGTGGAAGCACCTCCCGCCGGCTGGGACGACCTGCACGAGCCCGGCAGCGGCCTTGACGAAGCCAGCGCGCAGAGCCTGCTCGAGGCCGCCCGGTGGAAGCACCTGCCGGCGGGAGCACCCCGGGTCGAAGCGCTCCTGGTGGGAGCACCTCCCTGGTGGGAGCACCCGGGCGGGAGCGCCTTCAGATGGGAGCACCTCCAGTTCGAAGCACCCGGGTCGAAGCACTGGGTGGGAACACCTCGGGCGGGAGCTCCTCAAGGTCGGAGCACTGGGTAGAAGCGCCTTGGAGCGGGAGCACCTCGCAGCGGGAGCACCTCCAAGTCGGAGGGCTTTGGGTGGGGCACGTCGGGGTGGAAGAGCTTGGGCTGGGACTTCGGGCTGGGAAGCACCTCGGGTGGGCGGTGGTCTTGGTGGATGGGTTGCGTGGGGGCGCGGGGGCGCCGACCATGGGGTGGGAGGTCACTGTGGCTTACCTGATTCCGCCGATGGAGGACGAGCCGCCCGCCGACTTCATCGCGTTCGTTGCGGGGCGGCTGGGTGCGTTGCGCGACGAGGCGGCACGGCTGGTGGGCGGTGAACGCTTTGCGGCCGAGGTCTACATGGAAGTTCTGACCGACCTCGCCGGCCACTGGCGCCGCGTCTGCTGGCGCAGCCGGCTCAGCCACCGCGACGCCGCCACCGAATACCTCAACCGGCGTCTTCACACCCGCAGCCGCCAGTGGCGCGAGGACCAGATCTACCCGGTCGAGGTGACCGTCTCCCACCACGATCCCTGGTCGACACCGATCGACGGCTCGCAAATCTCCCTCGACGAGATGACGGTCTCCCACCGTGGCCGCTCGTCGACACCGGACGACGGTGCGCGAATCTTTCTCGACCCGGAACCTCTGCGGCCGACGCCCGTCGAGACCGCACGCTACGCACGTCCCCGGACCGATCCGGCGCAACCACCAGGCCCGCCGCCGTCACACACTTCGGATCACCACATCTCGACAGTTGTGCGAATGCCGGCCCCGGTGCAGCCCTCCGGCCCACCAACGCCATCGACGGCCGACCCCGCCGGGACCGTGGAAGCATCGCCGCAGGAACGTTCCCTCACTCCGACCGCGTGGGGGCAAGCAAATCTGGTGGAGGCAGCGACAGCGCAGGGGCGGCAACATCCCGGGGAAGCGACGACGAGACGTCCCCTCACCGCGGCTGCGGCGGCTGCGCAGTGGCAGGGGCATTCGGTCAACGACGAGACTGTTGCGCAGCGGCTGGCACCGCTGTTGCCGTCAACGGCGAGGGCCGAGGTGCGGGTTGTGGCCGAAGCCGAGATCGCCTGGGTTCACGCCTACCGCCGCTACGTGTGGCGCCGCTACGCCCGGCTGGGCGGCACGTTTGTGCTGGTGCTCGGCTCTTTTGTCCAATTCATGTCGCAGGTCTCGGCACCGACCTGAGGTTTGCCCCGAGCACGGACCTGGCAGGGTGCGGGTGGCCGTTCATGAGCCGCCAGGCGATTGGCCGCCCGCGCCCGGTCTCGGCGGGAGCGACGATCAGAACCATGCAACCAGGCACGACATGCCCTGGATCTTGATCTCGGAAGACAGAAAACCGCCCGGCCCACACGGACCGGGCGGTTCTCAAGGATGGATCACGCGTCGATGGCCGCGAGGATTTCGTCGCTGATGTCGGCATTGGCGAAGATGTTCTGGACGTCGTCGCAGTCCTCGAGGACGTCGATGAGCTTGAGGACCTTGCGGGCCGCTTCTTCGTCGACCGGGACGGTCATGCTCGGGACCAGGGAGGACTCGGCCGAGTCGTAGTCGAGGCCGGCGTCCTGCAGGGCCGTGCGGACCGCGACCAGGTCGGTGGGCTCGCTGACGATCTCGAAGGCTTCGCCGAGGTCGTTGATCTCTTCGGCGCCGGCGTCGAGGACGGCCAGCATGAGGTCGTCCTCGCTGACGCCGTCGCTCTTGGGGACGATGATGACGCCCTTGCGGTTGAAGAGGTACGAGACCGAGCCGGCGTCGGCGAACGTGCCGCCGTTGCGGGTCAGGGCGGTGCGGACCTCGGTCGCCGCGCGGTTGCGGTTGTCGGTGAGGCACTCGATGAGGAGGGCGACGCCGTTGGGGCCGTAGCCCTCGTACATGATCGTCTGCCAGTCGGCGCCGCCGGCTTCGAGGCCGGAGCCGCGCTTGACGGCGTTGGCGATGTTGTCGTTGGGGACGGAGCTCTTCTTCGCCTTCTGGATGGCGTCGTAGAGGGTGGGGTTACCGGTGGGGTCCCCGCCGCCGATGCGCGCC
Protein-coding regions in this window:
- a CDS encoding adenine phosphoribosyltransferase, with the translated sequence MTETQNARASELVASRVLDVPDFPKPGIVFKDLMPLFADGPVFRQVIDEIVAYHGPESFDVVAGVEARGFVVAAAIAYATGKGVVPVRKAGKLPRKTHSASYELEYGEATLEVHEDAFVAGQRVLVVDDVLATGGTAGAALELVERAGGTIAGFTVLMELGFLDGRQRLAPRTVHALLTV
- the secF gene encoding protein translocase subunit SecF; this encodes MASKGFADRLYRGEANLNIVGRRKMWFAIAGALVLIAIGSFVFRQFHLGIEFAGGTQFVIPASVGTQEEAQSAVARAVESAGATEEANIGAAQRVGNGPDATYTVRTAALSQDQASAIKSALVADLKVPAEDISDDRVSAAWGTQVTQQALLGLGIFLVLVLGYLIVRFEWRMAVAAVASLLLDLVLTAGVYSLVGFEVTPSTVIGFLTILGFSLYDVVVVFDKVQENTRGITAGASQTYSEATNLAVNQTLMRSINTGLVALLPVGGLLFIGAGLLGAGSLKDLGLVLFVGMGLGVVSSILFASPMLAALKDREPRIKSHTARVLARRSSARSGDVARGERTRTPNATPSDEVPALAGSTPRPGVRPAAKRSNTRGGGAGNRPSGGQKRR
- the secD gene encoding protein translocase subunit SecD, with protein sequence MHPGRQLAVLGLLFVILYALVFFGAGAKGSVTDRLQPKLGLDLVGGTQATYVASLASNGQPPPQTSMEEARKIIDQRVNALGVAEAEVVVEGNRNIVVSVAGEADDQLKNVGQAAQMRFRKVLKATGDNAAVAANPPTANPSASAVPSGSAAPKPSSSTGAKATAKPSASTGGQGGGEKAPSPSATPSAPAPAPSASAAAPAPVTADIKEQRAAIEKKVGAAAWAAAEKLKDPVDLQTDPTAGIPFKAFGTLTGPEVNALTPEMQFNVPTIGCAEQLDKRPNGAIDAIDQKVVACQSGAKMYLDAAKVIGKDIDTATPQLDQQQGQWVVSLDFTSEGQAKWTALTREAFQPAADDSCVAAAQALSTGATHCLVAVVLDKTVISAPEIQGVLTGQSQITGQFNAVTAKELADQIKYGALPVTFEPAATQSVSATLGKQQLEAGLLAAAIGMGLVAIYAFFYYRLLGTVIFLSLILSGLLTFGALVVLGRTTGFTLTLAGIAGFIVSLGVAADSFVIYFERLKDEIHEGRSARSAVPRAWVRARRTIISANTITIMAAVVLYIVSIGAVKGFAFALGLSTILDLVVVFLFRHPIMTMFANTRAFMSPRVSGLGRAMKRVSTDVKEA
- the yajC gene encoding preprotein translocase subunit YajC; amino-acid sequence: MSIAAQAQGGGSFMPLLLIVLLFGVMYFMMIRPQQKRRREAQQMQSSLGAGDQIVTIGGLHATVVSVDDDVVTVEISPGVNARYARPAIAKIVKQEATVVEEPVAAPVADDPIESPVVETRKSND
- the ruvB gene encoding Holliday junction branch migration DNA helicase RuvB, whose product is MTDDLVSPFAGDEELDAEASVRPRRLADFIAQHRVRDQLELLLKGAMGRGTPPDHILLSGPPGLGKTTLANIVSAELGTGIRTTSGPVIERSGDLAAILTGLAEGDVLFIDEIHRIAKPAEELLYSAMEDFRVDVIVGKGPGATAIPLDVEPFTLVGATTRAGLLSGPMRDRFGFVAHLDFYSPADLDALLHRSARILGVPITPEGAAEIAGRSRGTPRIANRLLRRVRDYAEVRGNGIVDEATAKAALTVYDVDQLGLDRLDRAVLRALIESFRGGPVGLSTLAVAVGEQSDTVEEMCEPFLVRAGLLARTPRGRVATDAGWRHLGKKPPEGRGALPNQPDLFARDAETSP
- the ruvA gene encoding Holliday junction branch migration protein RuvA, which gives rise to MIASVRGVVAAIANDSAVIEVGGVGLQVQCAPGTLAGLKAGVEARLSTSMIVREDSLTLYGFADDDEKHLFELLQTASGVGPRLAQAVLAVHQPEVVRRAISSGDTATLTRVPGIGKKGAERMVLELRDRIGAVSTGTDGVAGALSGGWQDQVRQGVIALGWSQQQADQAVAAVAETIDGEVPAVPVLLRQAIRLLGRTR
- the ruvC gene encoding crossover junction endodeoxyribonuclease RuvC, which produces MRVLGIDPGLTRCGVGVVEGVPGRPGKLIGYYVVYSEPDEDIALRLLHLDKSLGELVAEHKPDSVAVERVFSQHNVRSVMGTAQASAIAILAGSRAGLPVQTYTPSEVKAAVTGSGTADKAQVTSMVTRLLGLDAPPRPADAADALALAICHIWRGGTRARMQAAALAAASGRKKGIRR
- a CDS encoding YebC/PmpR family DNA-binding transcriptional regulator, which gives rise to MSGHSKWATTKHKKAVIDAKRGKMFAKLIKNVEVAARIGGGDPTGNPTLYDAIQKAKKSSVPNDNIANAVKRGSGLEAGGADWQTIMYEGYGPNGVALLIECLTDNRNRAATEVRTALTRNGGTFADAGSVSYLFNRKGVIIVPKSDGVSEDDLMLAVLDAGAEEINDLGEAFEIVSEPTDLVAVRTALQDAGLDYDSAESSLVPSMTVPVDEEAARKVLKLIDVLEDCDDVQNIFANADISDEILAAIDA